The nucleotide window AGCCTCATCTATTTATGACTCACTTAAAATAATAAGTTGAGTTAATAAACTTTTATGAACACTGAGCTACTTGCTGGATACCCGACCAATGTGGAATCAGCTCGTCAGGGGTTTTCACAACGTGCAGCAAAAGTGTACAGAAAAGTTGTCCTCAAATGTCGTGGAAGGTAATTTACGACTTTACGATACTGATTATTTGAAggacttgttttcttttttatttaacgcTCCCCACAGTTGAAGAACTTTTGCTACTCTACATTAATTTGATGGTGGCTTTTTACGTGCCAATAAAACCTAACAGTACTTAAGGTAAAATAAATTAGGTGCTTTTTCTGGAATGTTCCGGTGGTTCTTGTCTTTAAGTACAGCTTTGTGCAGGATAATTGAGTTTGTAAAGGACAATTTGTTTATCGTGATAGTTCTACTTTCACTGAAGTAAATGATCTGAGTACATTATCAATGCTTCACTTTACTGTAAAATGATTGTTAAAACAAATGTCTTCAAGGTCAAAAACAGGCAAGATACTTTTGGTAAAGCAATAATGAAATATGTTTCTATCAAAGTCcgattttattttctattcacTTCACAAACATATCTGACCAATTCAAAAGAGCCTTATCTGTGATGGACCAGAGTCGTCCTATTTGGCAGTCAGTTGTGCAGCTTTAATGCTTCAAGGTGGTTTGGGCAAAGCTACAAACATTAGCGATGGTGAGAATTCTGCAGAGTGCTTGGCAGCATGCTGGCTGGATTACTGCCATCACCTGCTGCGAGGCAGAACGATACTCGGACAGGATAAAGATCTGTTAGCGAGAGTTAGCGATCTCTCCAATGGCGTTCAAGTGTAGAATATGAAAACACATATTTAGCCAACATTTGGTGGTGAATTTATTTCaacaatgtctgtgtgtttagtcATGTGAGCAATCAAAATGGATTAGATAGAGACCGtgttaaacaaaaacacagtttttaaTCCCGATTACAGCACAACACAAATCAAAGTGAGCATCTACTGTGTCCCAAAAGAAGGATGTCTGCCTCTAATGCAGTGTGAACTTGGCTGTGAAAAGAAGGAGGAACAGAAATAGACCTTTGAAGTATTCATAGGCATTGTGAGGCTAATTTTAGCACTCCCTTGACTCTAGATTTGGGTTATTTGAGGGTTAATGATTCAATTACCTCTTTAATATTGCCCCACAAAGTAGCTGAATCTACTAAAACTTATGAAAAAATCATTACTGCTATTAGCTAATTTTAGATTTGAAAATCTGTCCTGCCGGGGAGGCTGAACTGATGCAGCTGAGGTAATCCCATGCAAGATTATGAGTAGGCAATCTGCAGCGATGTGTGTGAAAGTGCTCCTCCACTCTGTCTGCTTTGAAATGTATGTCACGAGAGTTGGTACATATTTTATAAGACGTACATCTCCCTAACAGCTTGCATGGATAGAACGGGGGAAGCCCTGAATGAAGAGGAATACTACAAATGTTGGTAAATGTACCGGAACTGTTCCTTACAAAGGCATCCCTCACTTTCATGTCAGTAGAAGGGATGTTTATTTGAGCCCAGAAGTAAAGCTCTAACTATTCTTTGCCATGAAGATAATAACACTGCCCATTAAGAGGGAAATTCAGAGAGAACACATAATAACTTTTCATGGCTACATGATGGAGCTTAGAAGGAGATCACTGAGAATGATGATGCAGTAAATCAGAACATTCCCTTCATaagttgtaaaacaaaaagggaccaAAGCAAACGGCAACCCAGAGGAAAAGAGCGATAAAGGGATTTCAGCTGCAATATAAAGTCGATGAAGACTTAGTCTGCGTGTAGCGTAAGAACTGTGGGTGAAAAAGCTGTGGATAAACTGCTCCAAGAGGAGAGCAAGCCACTGAATAATGTGCTGACATCTCGCGCTGGACGTCCGTGCATGTACTGAACTATGTCGGGAGGATGGGGGTTTCCCTCGGTTGACCAATGTGGTTCATCTTTTTGTGCGATTAAtatcacatttccttttttcacatATTTTGCATTTCATACAGTGGAtgttttcatgaataaatacaaaggaCATTACTCGAGGACATTacaggagggggtgaggggtaGCAAGAAAACACGTTTCTGCTGCAAAACTACTTGCATTTTGCTGGTCATTCACAAGCTAAGTTGACATCTTTAAGACAACTTACATAGCATCTAGGAATGAGACTTTACTTAAGGCAAGACTTAAAGGTAAAACCTGTAATACTATTGGACAGATCTAATTAATTGTAActgcaaaaacacagttttgtgACACATGTTTACGATAAATCTAATTAATATTTTCCTCCCCCGTTAATTTTGTCATGTATACGTGTTTCTCTTTCCAGCATGCCATAGATGCTGTGAGTGCTGGAGTGAGTCCTATTGGAGATACATCATTCAATTCCAGTCACTGGGACCTGGGCAGTGCCTTCTTCTTTGCTGGAACTGTAATCACAACCATAGGTAAACAAATAATACACTCTTTAATTCCTTTGTGTTGGTTGCATAAGGTAGTGGTAATGTATAGGTGTAAACAATTCATTAGACTTCAGTCAAAGGTTGATGgcaaaaatcacaaaaaggGTATCAGAAACCGCACAAAAATGACCTTTGTGGTCAAAATTAGTGTTAAAAgtgttaaaatgaatgaaaacatataCAGTAGGATGACAAGGaattgaataaattaaataacgTATTGAAGAAATAATGTGAATTCAACTCATAATACAAAATgcaatgttattttaatttgaataaaaaataaatttaattatatacattttcatttcaaaatctgaattttattttattaagacTATAATAACTAAAAACTAACTCCTTAGACCTGTAAATAGAAATGGAATGGAACATTATCAAGGATACTGACAAAACATACACTGCTGACATGACAAGTCCAAGGGGATCCTAATTGTTGTCTCTGTAGGAGCCTTTTCACATAAGAAAGTTTTGATTGGCACCTGGCTTCAAACACTCCGCCTCCTCTTCGCCACGTCTTCTCTGCCATATCTCTTCACAgttttttctcctctgctcttcctcgTTCTTTCCCTTGTTTGTGACAGGTTATGGAAATATAGCTCCAAGCACGCAGGGTGGAAAAATATTCTGCATCCTTTATGCCATATTTGGCATCCCTCTCTTTGGCTTCTTGTTGGCCGGGATTGGAGACCAGCTGGGCACCATCTTTGTGAAAAGCATCTTGAGGGTTGAGAAGATATTCAGGGTGAGTTGCGAGTCTAAGGtagtttcttgttgttgtttttttattcatatatgcCACTTTTGTAATGGGATGTCTACCCTGTTTCTGATCTGTTTAATTGAAAGGCTTCTATTATTTCCTGTGCCTCTTAGATCTTTTTCGCTTGCATTGTTCTAACATGATCTCCTGTTTGGTTTTCtcagcaaaaacacaaacagatcaGCCAGACCAAGATCAGAGTGACCTCCACCATCCTGTTCATCCTGGCTGGCTGCATTGTTTTTGTCACCATCCCTGCTGTCATCTTCAAACACATAGAGGGCTGGAccacactggagtccatctACTTTGTTGTGATAACACTCACCACAGTGGGGATAGGAGACTACGTGGCAGGTAGATCCATGCGAGGATCTGTTTCTGTTGTAATGTCGACAGTTTCttctaaccatctttccttccTGTGCAGGTGGCAATCGTAGGATCGTCTACAGGAAGTGGTACAAGCCTTTGGTGTGGTTCTGGATCTTGGTGGGATTGGCATACTTTGCAGCCGTCCTCAGCATGATTGGAGACTGGCTTCAGATACTGTCTAAAAAGACCAAAGAAGAGGTGAAGTTCGGTCAATGAACCTGCTTACTATCAAATTAGaaatacagaaaatgaaaaagtttgCAGAGGTACGGCTTCCCCCACGTCTGCTCTCTTATTCTGCCAAAATGTTCTGTGTCGAGACAAAAGACACAGAAGAGGAATATATGTACAAGGCTCGCATGAAAAAGATAACTTTTGTCAAAAGCTaatttcttctcattttcccTGAAAACCTGGTTTAGTATTTCTGGGTCAGATGTTCATGACTTAATGAGCAGCAGTCAAAGTAAATGTTTGCATTCAGTCCATCAGGACTTTGAGGTAGTACTTCTGATCCCATTTGATTGACATTGAAGTATTCCTGCGgcttgcatcacacacacacgtatgtgacATCACCTTCACTGAACTGGTCCCTCGCCACTTCAGCCTGGTGAGAAAATCAGATTTCTAACAAGTACGTAAATGACGTACCTAAAGGTATTCCAagattctggaaaaaaaaatattccaaaatttAATTGAACTTCTTTCCTTTGTATTGTTGAAATACCAATGCTAGTAGACAAGTAAGCCCTGCTGACTAAAAgcaatttcaatttaaaaaataatattgtttaaAATTAGCTTGACAATTGAATGGAAACCCGACCAATGCCCGCTGTGCTGCAGATTGACCCGATGTACCTGACCCTTTTCTCACCTCCGTCCACAAAGGTTGGGGAGATTAAAGCCCACGCAGCAGAGTGGAAGGCAAATGTCCGAGCGGAGTTCCGTGAAACGCGGCGGCGCCTGAGTGTCGAGATCCACGACAAGCTGCAGCGGGCTGCCACCATCCGCAGCATGGAGCGCCGACAGCTCGGCCTGGAGCAGCGAGCGCTCTCCCTGGACATGCTGTCTCCGGAGAAGCGGGCCTTGTTCGCCAGCCTGGACGCCGGCCGCTTCAAGACTTCCTCCCAGGAGAGCATCGACACCAAGCTCAACAACCTGAGGCTGAAGGGGGCCTGCGAGCCGTACGACCAACAGGCGAGCGAGCAGACGCCGCAGACGGCGTCTTCCTCCGAGGAGAACCTCTTCAACCTGCGCTGCGGATCCCTCACCAAGCTGGCCAGACGCAACAGGAACCGCGAGCTGCGGAGGAACATTAACGAAGACGTGCGGCGGGCTAGTGTAGGGGTCAGCAATTGCAGTGCTATgctgggagaggagaggacggaagaagaagaagaagacggggaGCCGGACGAGgaaaacagagacagaaaagTGGAAAACATCAGCCTGACAAACCTGTCACAGAACGCGATGGAGCGCGGGAAGTTGAATGGGTTCGCGCCGGCCAAAGATAGTGAACGACTGGGCATCGAATGGAAGTGTTCTtcagagacacggggagaaacGGAGTGAAAGGTAGAGACGAGAACACGGAACAAGAGTGCATGGACCGTTGAGATGTCAGTAAATGTgcctttgtgttttccttcgCTTTGATTGGAACTGCTCCGAGTAAATTCAGTCATGATGCCATAGCCACGGGAAGAAAATGTGCTGCCAAAAAGTGGAGAAGACGGAAGAGGCTGTCGTTAAATTACCTCGCATAGGATGTGACTGTAGGATGGGCAACTCAAAGAACTTTCCTCGCTACAGGAGCTTCATCAGCTTCGATGTCTTTCAGCCTTGACTCTCGTCACACTCGAGAGACACGACGGCTCGTTGTTAATGTCGAATCTTATTTTCCAACCATGTGGGCAGGATATTCAGAGTTCTagcttcagctcctccttcttCAGAAAACGTTGCGGATCTACGCTTTGTCATCTTACAATGTGCTGGTTTATTTGTAGCTCGGCTACCAAAGGACTGGGAAGGTGGGAGGTTTTGTTTCTGCTGCATCAGTTTGTCAAACAATAGACACTCACCTGGCTGACATGAACAGTTATTCCTGGTATGTAACTTTGGAagtgcaaaaaaataataataataatttaaaaaaatgaatgaaaaaacaaacatctcttAGATCGTGCATGGTTataaaataaaaccataaaaGAAGATTCACATACTTGAAAGCTTGAAATGACAGCTGTAATAATGTTCCTTACTGTTTCGATGAATTAAATGTACTGCTTGCTTTCACAGGCATTTATTATCACCATTGGCCAACAGATTGTCAGCCATGTTGAAAACACCTTTTTTGTAAATGACGTTCACTTTTATCACAAATGTCTTCAGacttttaatgaatgaatatgaTGCTTTTCATTTTGTACTCATCAAGCATGTTTGCATCCGTGTTTACTCCTTTTTATATAAGCCAAGCACTTAAGTTGAAATGTTTAAGTACAAACTAAACATGTCATGTTTCTTTTATCAAATGTCTTttctgaaacacatttttgcttAAATCTTCAAACtgaagtgttttattgtatgTTAACTCATTGAAAAGACACATTTCTACGTTTTGCTTTTCACACACAGGCTCTGAAACTACTACCCGACGTCTTCTTTAAATCTTtacaaaatgattaaaaactaAAGACGAAGTATACACACACTGGTTGTACTTGTACCCTGTTTTATCCTTTTCAGGAGCCAATAAgttgctgtgttttttcttcatgaaCATATCACATTAAATGTAGTGAGTGCCTTTTTACAGATAATAAACATGACTTAAGGAATTTAAAAGGCGGTAATCTCTAACGACAGCATGAATGTAGTGATTCCACATGGCCTTTCAAACGCCATTGCTACATAATTCTATCACACATGACAGTAAACTACTGATAGTGATAGGACCACTACTGTTACCCTCGCCCCTTCCGAGACGCGAGAAGTCATAAAAAGTCAAATGGCTCGAATTTGAAAATGATATAGAattaataactaacagaagaAATAAAGTATGATTAGTAGAATAATATTCAGTCTCATATGATCATCAATATTGGttcacaggaggcctctgccaggtccttctccagctcagctcCTCCAATCTCCCGGGGGGGCGTGTCCCTTGTGCTGCggtcgtatgtgattggctgcacattcgaGCCCAGCTCCTCCCTCGTGAGTTCCTTTCTGCATCACACGACTCCCTCCTGGCTCCATCTGATGGTCGGATCCGAAACCCCTCACTGACCTGACCGATCCCTGTTCACTtaaatatctaacatcacacaaactacaaatcTAACAGTAAACATTACTACATGTACTATCATTTCTGCTTAAATAATTCACACAGGTGCAGTCAACCAGGTTGGTAAAGGAAGTAGTATgattaataaaacagataatcaAGAACATATTCAAAGGTATTCATGAATagagtcatttaaaaaacacatatcCAGTTACTGCTTCAGCCCCTTAGCTTAAGGATCCCAAATGTCTATTTTTGTAGCAGTCGGACACAATTTCTACACATTACCTATAGATACAGTAAATGTTGTTGAATATCAGatattattgattatttatgCTGGACGTATTGTAGAATTAAACCTTAACCGTAATTATTTACGCACACAAATCTGCTTGACTGCACctgtttaaatgaaatgattgcATTTGACTGTAGCTGACAACACCCTCTTTGAGCTGTCACTTCTTTTTAGATACCCTGAATAAGACTGAGTTCAAACGCAAAGTCTCTTTAGAGGTAATTTTGGATAAGAAATGTGCTTTGGTATTTTGTTGATTACAAGTCTAACCTTTCCTCTTTTCTGGGCCCATATGTTCGATCCAAAGAGCACCTGTTTTTTGTTCAAGCATAAGTGAGGTAGCACTGCTCAGACAAAACTGGTATTCCTCATCTATATTCTAAAAATgttattcataaaaataaaggaaacaaaTAGATATAGAATCACAGGAAGACACAGAAAACGATACTTCAGCAAAGCATTACTTCTATGcatactttattttattccttatcCTTATTTTAACTCAACAATTTTACCTCCACCATAAAAAGACACGGATATGATGATGCTGTTATGCAGCTTTTGGGTAATCAAACATGATCCCTTATGTAACGGAACGAATGTGACTCATTGCCTGTCGCGGGATGCTGGAGCTCAAGGTCTCCATCCATGTCTATAGCTGAGTGCCACAGTCGCTTATGTCCAAGGTGTTTGGcacctggaaaaaaaaccctcttagTTGACATAAATGAACCAAGGAGACATGTTGtgtgtacgagtgtgtgtgtttgtgtgtgcgtgtgtttgtgttgattttcCTTCTACGGTGGGAGTGACCTCGGtcagctcctctctctttcttttgtcCCTCATTTATTTGTCCCCCTATTGCCGTCCTCCCCCACACATGATGGATGCACCGCAGTTTTCAATTCATTGAAATACattgacatgttttaatatattttctatttgttttgggGGAGGGTTAGTTTATTTACTCATGAGACAGTCGATCAGAGGAATCGATGTGAATGAGGCTGGTTAAGGAGGTTCTCCTATGACAGAcgatgatgaaaaacatcttttgttgttttgagcTGTTAAgctcaaaaaagtatttttggacCTAATACGTTACGGTCATATTTACATGTTGCCTCCAACTGAATAATTATCTGTGTATGTAAATACTTAATTAATTGGTAAATCTCCTTTGTATCATTGTACACAAGGTCTTCTGTATTATAGACACCGTGTCATATGATGGGATGATGATGAATTCAAACACGGGGCTGAAGTGGGTGTATTCTTGCTTTTAGGGGAATCAGGAGCACACTTTCATAAACTTGGGAGGCACACATGTGCAAGAATTTCTATTTACAAAAAACCCTCTGTCACCCAGAGTATGTCCCTGCATGCATGAGCACACACGCTAATCGTCTCTAGTGCTCTAAAGACAATCTAATCGATAACACAAAAACTCCCCTCTTtcgatttgttttatttgagtgaTGAAgggcacaaaaataaatattcatgtaGCAAATAGATTAAGTTGAGAAACTGTAATAGTGAATCCCCCGACTTTCACTTTCTTGTTAAATCTGTTCAGAATGACCAGGAATCAGCCACAGGAAAAGCCTCTGCGGGGGTTCACTCATTTCCTCTGTTTCCACGCGTTAAGTCATGCATAAAGCTTCCACGTAAGAGGCAATTATGCGCCAAACCACGGCTCTTCTGAGAAAGGAATTAGTCGTGCCTCCCTGATGGTAGTTTAAGTGAAAGTAATTTGCTGAACGTTGACCAGTAACGCAAGGTCACTCAGAGGATTCTCATCATGGTTTCTCCAAAACTCTGGTAGGACAAATGAGGATGAGTAGTAATTTTATAATTAGCTATGGCTGTCCTGAATAATTTACTCAAAAGTGACCTACATCATGCTGCAACTTTGTTTAGAAATGTGAAAATCCTCACCACGATCTGTTGGAAAGGCTGGATTGCAGTGACCTTATGTTCTATAATAATCAATGCAAAAACATCTTTCCGGTTAGACTAGAATATGCCTTAATGGCCTTATAGgaaaataacattctcacattTCCTGAATTTTGTCATAAAACATTACATTCGTGTACTTGGTGAATCACGGAGAAACACAGCGCTCTGCATGTCTGCTCTGCAATGACTAAAGATAGTTATTACTACAGCAGGTTCAACTGCGCACGTCTGGCAAGTGGGAAAGAAGCAACTGAACAGTATGACAGTGTGGATTATAGATTGGGAGACAGCTGGGCAGAGCTGTCTGAGAAAAGCCAATTTATTCGTGGTTCGacattaaaataagaaatcaTTGTACTAGACTAAAAACAATGAGTGGCAGCATTAAAAAATGGATAAATACGACTGAGTCAATGAAGAAAATATTGCAGTAAAGACATTTTTGCTGAGGAAAATCTAGTTTACAGTTTTATAAACAACACTATAAACAGtgtaaatacagctaaactTCATTGTTTCAATCCTTAACAAATATATTATGTAATATTATTATCACACAACTGCAACttctcattttctttccttcttctcaATTGTGTGTGTTCGCTTCAGGATTTTTCAACTAAATTTGTCATTTTCACACTCAACTTTTTTATTCCAACGAGTATCATGTTAATCTCACATGCATGTGCACGCTATCAGACCACCAGTGCACTGTAGATAACCATTGATTCTCAATGCCACAGAGCAAGCAGAACGTGCCATTGCTGAAACTGCCAACATCCGTGTGAAACTCATTTATCTCCATCCCTCCATGCGCCTGCACTTTGCTTACTTATACAAATAAGGGTGTCGGAGGCAAGGACAGTGGAAGGTTGTAGGTGAGAGGATGGGGATTCTGATGGGCTTCACGGCCTCCAGCTTCTGCTGATGCAGATtattcagtgttaaatcaagCATATTATCTGAAGTGAATGGATGAACAGTTTGAAGAAAGAGTCAAGGCAAGGACTCACATGGAGGAGAACATCTACCTGCCTGCATATGTTGTCATGAAGGCAAAATGTCACAAGAAAACCATATTTTGTGTATATTAGAAAGGTTTTACTCAAaaccggtgtaaaatcatttaacaggacatttattataTGTTTGGAGCGGAGTCGACACACATACAAGACATGCATCAAGGCTGCTCGAAGGATTCTTCCTTTGGTTTGAAGGTGACAAACACCCGTGCCCTGCTCCTCAGGGGCGGGGAGACCTGCATCATCTCCCACTGGTCACCTCCACATCAAACAGGGAGAGATGGCATCGTCATTCTTAATAGAAGTATATGGAAGAGAAACTTGGTTTACCCCTATAGGCAATAAAAGTTTGATCCTGGTTCACAAATCATCCTTAACATCTGTCCATCTCAGGAACACCACGTATCAGTTCAGGAGGTCACTGATCTTCTGTCCACTTAGAATGAACCTTATATTAATTTTTCTAGTatataaaactaataatgcaattcAACGAGTACACATTTAGGGAACATTATTATGGCTCTTCTGCCAGCTGGGGATATAAAGCTGGTAAATATACACAAGGTTGGTATCTCTTTATTGAGGGACAATAGTGAACCTCTGTGTGTGGACCTGTTACTTGTGCAAGAGCAGGATGGTGCTTGGTTACCGTCTTACACACACCAGACAAAAACATTACAGACCAACTTGAAGAACCTGTGAATCATGGTGTTAAAGTAAAGATGAAAAAGGACAACGTAGTTTTGATTGATAAAATACTGCGGCTTTGGTAAGAAAACTAAATCTTTCTATCTTGAAATGATCAACTATTCCAAACGTAAACAGTTTAAACATCTTGCTGCACCTTCATGATTGTCCACTAGAGAGCTCCAGACGTCCACCTTTGGTCAGCCACAATTAAAACAACATGAATATCTGATATGTTAGAAGGCTGATGGAAAATACAAATAGATTGATAAATCACAGGGCTCTTCATAGATATTATTTTCCTGCTCACACTTTATTCCAATGATGAATGGTGTCAAATTAAAATAGATGCATTTTCTTTGGCCTTGTACACAATATCTTTATAGCAGAGATGTACAGCACACGCAAAGCACATATGTCGTACACaaacgagggggggggttgacaacACATGCAGTTTGATATCAAAACGTGTCAAAACTATGAAATAACTGGAAATGACCTACAACCTAAAAGAAAATGATGAACTAACTAACTTGCTATCAACTAACTTATCAATACGTACTTTATGTAATTCTACTTCACTGAATATAGGAAAATATTGTTGTAGTTACTTGTTTAGTATTTTAATACCCTCATATTCAAACCtttgtaatttaaaaaatgtgtgatATAGTTTGTGGATGTTCTCCTACTTCTTTCTATTTAGTTACCTTCCTAAAATATCATTTTGAAGCAGTGACAAGCCACATTTTACTGACGATACTTTTGATACTTTGCACTTTGAAGTTGTTAATACCTACATTCTTATGCTTGAGTAAGATTGTGAATGAAGGACTTGATGTCATCGCCGTACAGTGTTGCTACTCATTTAAGTGAAGGAACTGAATACTTCTGCCACCAAGATGCGGTTCAGGTCAGAATACCACAGACAAGCTATAAACTAGAGGTTTTGAGATACGGACCAACTCATTGTGGCTGTGGGTCTTTTAATGAGATTTATTGACGGGCAGAATACGGACAAACACCACCAGCTTTCTCCTTTCATAGCCGAAAACTTGCCATTTGACAACTGTTTTAAGTTTGAAACGTTGTTTGGTTTACcaaactttacattacattacaggtcatttagcagacgcttttatccaaagcgacttacgttacactttaaacccatggccttttcacatttttgcccagggagcaattaggggttaggtgtcttgctcaaggacatggggcagccgggacttgaatcACCAACCTTGTAGtacccagcgcaccctctctctTTATGTGTTCTTTATGTGAATCTACACTGCATTTTCATCTCTGCGCTTCATCTTTATCTGAAAGAAGAGAACAACTTGGTTGACATTCTTCCTCCCCGTTCTGGTAATGAAGCAGTAGACGAGCGGGTCTGCAAGGCAGTTGAGGCTCGAGATAGCAGTGCTGATTTTGTATGGATAAAAGAGCCATGCGAGAGACCTGCAGTCATCCACTGCCGTGAGAAGGAGCATCATGACGTGGATGGGTCCGAAGAAGAACAAAAGGCAAAGCAGAACTACTGTCAGCACCTTCGAAATCC belongs to Gasterosteus aculeatus chromosome 15, fGasAcu3.hap1.1, whole genome shotgun sequence and includes:
- the kcnk10b gene encoding potassium channel subfamily K member 10b isoform X1, whose translation is MKFPIENPRKQVKWEPQKVAVQTNLVPPKKIQAGMAKSSLVQASVATMQNPMGCEPKANGHCPLPRLSISSRSASVVASMDASCDGVAAALHSVMKWKTVLAVFIVVVLYLVCGGLVFRALEQPFESNQKNSITLEKALFLKTHLCVSPEELEALIKHAIDAVSAGVSPIGDTSFNSSHWDLGSAFFFAGTVITTIGYGNIAPSTQGGKIFCILYAIFGIPLFGFLLAGIGDQLGTIFVKSILRVEKIFRQKHKQISQTKIRVTSTILFILAGCIVFVTIPAVIFKHIEGWTTLESIYFVVITLTTVGIGDYVAGGNRRIVYRKWYKPLVWFWILVGLAYFAAVLSMIGDWLQILSKKTKEEVGEIKAHAAEWKANVRAEFRETRRRLSVEIHDKLQRAATIRSMERRQLGLEQRALSLDMLSPEKRALFASLDAGRFKTSSQESIDTKLNNLRLKGACEPYDQQASEQTPQTASSSEENLFNLRCGSLTKLARRNRNRELRRNINEDVRRASVGVSNCSAMLGEERTEEEEEDGEPDEENRDRKVENISLTNLSQNAMERGKLNGFAPAKDSERLGIEWKCSSETRGETE
- the kcnk10b gene encoding potassium channel subfamily K member 10b isoform X2, whose protein sequence is MAVQTNLVPPKKIQAGMAKSSLVQASVATMQNPMGCEPKANGHCPLPRLSISSRSASVVASMDASCDGVAAALHSVMKWKTVLAVFIVVVLYLVCGGLVFRALEQPFESNQKNSITLEKALFLKTHLCVSPEELEALIKHAIDAVSAGVSPIGDTSFNSSHWDLGSAFFFAGTVITTIGYGNIAPSTQGGKIFCILYAIFGIPLFGFLLAGIGDQLGTIFVKSILRVEKIFRQKHKQISQTKIRVTSTILFILAGCIVFVTIPAVIFKHIEGWTTLESIYFVVITLTTVGIGDYVAGGNRRIVYRKWYKPLVWFWILVGLAYFAAVLSMIGDWLQILSKKTKEEVGEIKAHAAEWKANVRAEFRETRRRLSVEIHDKLQRAATIRSMERRQLGLEQRALSLDMLSPEKRALFASLDAGRFKTSSQESIDTKLNNLRLKGACEPYDQQASEQTPQTASSSEENLFNLRCGSLTKLARRNRNRELRRNINEDVRRASVGVSNCSAMLGEERTEEEEEDGEPDEENRDRKVENISLTNLSQNAMERGKLNGFAPAKDSERLGIEWKCSSETRGETE